TTAATGGCGTTAGGCATTGCCATTTTATTTGAAAATTATTGGATTGCAGAAAAACCGCTATCGATAACTATCACTATCGCTACGCTAATCACAGTTTTTGGACTGATTATTACAATTTTTGGTTTTCTACATTATCATTACGGGATTCGCTTTCAATTTTTACGGAAGAACAATGAACTTCTTAAGGTTGTCGTGATAGGTGGTGGTACAGGACTGTCAATGTTGTTACGGGGTCTAAAGGAGTATAAGCTTGACCTATCGGCGATTGTGACAGTAGCCGACGACGGTGGCAGCTCTGGTAGATTAAGAGATGAAATGGATATGATCCCACCAGGAGATATTCGAAACGTACTCATTGCTTTAGCAGATACGGAGCCGCTCCTAGAGAAATTGCTACAGCACCGGTTCAACCGTGGTAAGAATCTTTCCGGCCATAGTATAGGAAACCTTTTGCTTGCCGCATTGCAAGAAATTACTGGAGACTTTAAATCGGGTATCCGTGAGATGAGCCGTGTTCTAGCCGTTCGCGGACAGGTCATACCTGTGGCGGAAGAATTGATTCAATTAGTTGCCAAGATGAAAGACGGACGAATCATTCGTGGAGAATCATCAATTCCTAAGGCGAATGGCACCATCCAAAGGGTTTTTTTGGAGCCAAAGGATGTTGCTCCAACACCTGAAGCTTTGCAGGCTTTGCAAAAGGCTGATGTGATTATTGTGGGCCCAGGAAGTTTATATACAAGTGTGCTACCTGTCTTAATGGTGCAAGGTATTACTGAAGCAATTCGAAATTCTACAGCCTCTAAGGTATATATCTGTAATGTCATGACCCAACCAGGGGAGACAGACCGTTATACTG
The nucleotide sequence above comes from Desulfuribacillus stibiiarsenatis. Encoded proteins:
- a CDS encoding gluconeogenesis factor YvcK family protein, which produces MRARNSNHFRRIRRYKRTYGLMFTTFGIILMALGIAILFENYWIAEKPLSITITIATLITVFGLIITIFGFLHYHYGIRFQFLRKNNELLKVVVIGGGTGLSMLLRGLKEYKLDLSAIVTVADDGGSSGRLRDEMDMIPPGDIRNVLIALADTEPLLEKLLQHRFNRGKNLSGHSIGNLLLAALQEITGDFKSGIREMSRVLAVRGQVIPVAEELIQLVAKMKDGRIIRGESSIPKANGTIQRVFLEPKDVAPTPEALQALQKADVIIVGPGSLYTSVLPVLMVQGITEAIRNSTASKVYICNVMTQPGETDRYTAYDHVKAIYEHVGYQLFDTIICHSGKVDEEVSKQYDEQGAAPVAVHKEKLERLGLKVIAKDLVKHQTYLRHDAKKVSQLILQVISRKPIEPD